In the Eremothecium cymbalariae DBVPG#7215 chromosome 7, complete sequence genome, one interval contains:
- the GTR2 gene encoding Gtr2p (similar to Ashbya gossypii AGL046C) produces MDGLDSKATILLMGLRRGGKSSICKVVFHNMQPLDTFYLESTTNPTSEHFSTLIDLGVMELPGQLNYFEPSYESENLFKSVGALVYVIDSQDEYLSALTNLAMIIEYAYKVNPRINFEVLIHKVDSLSEDFKLDTQRDIMQRTGDELLDLGLEGVQVSFYLTSIFDHSIYEAFSRIVQKLVPELPFLENMLDNLVQHSKIEKCFLFDINSKIYVATDSSPVDIQTYEVCAEFVDVTIDLQDLYKNNEEREMKSVSTLVNGVVIYLRQMIRGLALVALIRPTDSSTATVDYDTSIESCLTVMDYNIDIFKKGLENVWKHAKVLPEENERSVQQDQFQTAF; encoded by the exons ATGGATGGATTGGATTCCAAAGCTACAATACTTTTAATGGGATTGAGGAG AGGGGGGAAGTCATCTATCTGTAAAGTTGTTTTCCATAATATGCAACCATTGGACACTTTCTATTTGGAATCTACTACAAACCCAACTTCTGAGCATTTTTCTACATTGATTGATTTGGGTGTTATGGAGTTGCCAGGCCAattgaattattttgaGCCTAGCTATGAATCAGAGAACCTGTTTAAGAGCGTCGGGGCGTTAGTATATGTTATTGATTCCCAAGATGAATATCTAAGTGCGCTAACAAATTTGGCGATGATTATTGAATATGCGTATAAGGTAAATCCCAGAATAAATTTTGAAGTGCTTATTCATAAGGTTGATAGTTTGAGTGAGGATTTCAAATTAGACACTCAACGTGATATAATGCAAAGAACTGGAGATGAACTGCTGGATCTGGGTTTAGAAGGTGTTCAAGTCTCTTTCTATTTAACCAGTATTTTTGACCATTCCATTTATGAAGCCTTTTCTAGGATTGTGCAAAAGTTGGTTCCAGAATTGCCATTCTTGGAAAACATGTTGGATAATTTGGTGCAACATTCTAAGATTGAAAAGTGCTTTTTGTTTGATATAAACTCTAAGATTTATGTTGCTACGGATTCATCGCCTGTCGATATTCAAACCTATGAAGTATGTGCAGAATTCGTTGATGTCACCATTGATTTGCAGGATTTATACAAAAACAACGAAGAAAGAGAAATGAAGAGCGTTTCGACTTTGGTGAATGGTGTGGTGATATATTTAAGACAAATGATTCGTGGACTAGCCCTTGTCGCTTTGATTAGACCCACAGACTCTTCTACAGCAACTGTGGACTATGATACTTCCATAGAATCTTGTCTTACCGTCATGGACTACAACATAgatatctttaaaaaagGCTTAGAAAACGTTTGGAAGCATGCTAAGGTATTGCCAGAAGAAAACGAACGTTCGGTACAACAAGATCAATTTCAAACTGCTTTTTAG
- the MRA1 gene encoding Mra1p (similar to Saccharomyces cerevisiae YPR010C-A), whose product MRATQLLLSAAKKKSGISIPVELTPLFLAVSVAVCSGCWFSFKHFAYDKSLRLAQNPQLSALDEVLKKDEE is encoded by the exons ATGAGAGCAACCCAACTATTATTGAGTGCAGCA aagaagaagtctGGTATTTCTATCCCAGTGGAGTTGACGCCATTGTTCTTGGCCGTAAGTGTGGCTGTGTGTTCAGGCTGCTGGTTTTCTTTCAAACATTTTGCCTACGATAAATCTTTGAGATTGGCTCAGAACCCACAGCTATCCGCTTTGGATGAAGTTTTAAAGAAGGACGAGGAATAA
- the MRX21 gene encoding Mrx21p (similar to Ashbya gossypii AGL047C) — protein sequence MSTATSIKDLVKQNVNVAFVAGGMGGALSRTVVSPFERVKILLQVQHSTTAYNQSVLGAVKQIYKEEGVRGLFRGNGLNCLRVFPYTAVQYTVYEFFKKRVFDVHKAGSRQQLDNWERLLSGAVCGGTSVVATYPLDLVRTRLSIQTANLTKLNASKAKNLKNPPGIVQLLIRTYKEEGGIAAWYRGLYPTSLGVVPFVALNFALYEFMKGRIPSDIDPHCANAFKLSIGAVSGGIAQTLIYPFDLLRRRFQVLAMGGSELGFKYKSVADALITIGKTEGVKGYYKGLTANLFKVIPATAVQWCVYEVVSDFLNSYN from the coding sequence ATGTCGACAGCTACAAGTATCAAGGACTTGGTGAAACAGAATGTGAATGTTGCTTTCGTAGCAGGTGGGATGGGAGGTGCACTTTCACGGACGGTTGTGTCACCATTCGAAAGAGTCAAGATCTTGCTACAAGTTCAGCATTCCACCACAGCATATAACCAAAGTGTCCTTGGGGCTGTTAAGCAGATATATAAAGAGGAAGGAGTTCGTGGGTTATTTCGCGGCAATGGTTTAAATTGTCTAAGAGTGTTTCCTTACACAGCGGTGCAATATACGGTGTACGAGTTCTTCAAGAAAAGAGTTTTCGATGTGCATAAAGCTGGATCCAGACAGCAACTAGATAACTGGGAACGTCTTTTAAGTGGAGCCGTATGCGGTGGCACAAGTGTAGTAGCTACTTATCCTTTGGATTTAGTGAGGACAAGACTATCTATACAAACAGCAAATTTGACAAAATTGAATGCATCCAAGGCAaagaatctgaaaaatcCACCTGGTATTGTACAGCTATTAATTCGTACTTATAAAGAGGAAGGTGGTATTGCAGCTTGGTACAGAGGATTGTACCCGACTAGTCTGGGTGTGGTGCCCTTTGTGGCTTTAAATTTTGCACTATATGAATTCATGAAGGGTAGAATACCAAGTGACATTGACCCTCATTGCGCGAACGCATTTAAGTTGAGCATTGGTGCAGTAAGTGGTGGAATTGCACAAACTCTAATTTACCCCTTCGATCTACTAAGAAGAAGGTTCCAAGTTTTAGCTATGGGAGGATCTGAGCTTGGCTTCAAGTATAAAAGTGTGGCCGACGCCCTAATAACCATTGGCAAAACTGAAGGCGTCAAAGGTTACTACAAGGGCCTCACAGCCAACTTATTCAAGGTAATTCCCGCAACAGCCGTCCAATGGTGCGTCTATGAAGTTGTTTCAGATTTCTTAAACTCTTATAATTAA
- the ALG13 gene encoding N-acetylglucosaminyldiphosphodolichol N-acetylglucosaminyltransferase catalytic subunit ALG13 (similar to Ashbya gossypii AGL042W) — MDSEHPKTVCVTCGATVPFGKLVEIVLAEETLSLLEEYAYKRLFIQFGRGYDDEYKSKVSLLGGNYITKSTLPELDGVATTIVQYRGLEIIGVAFHSQIDKFIEQYASLVISHAGTGSILDALRSSKPLIVCINSSLMDNHQEEIAEKLQECGHLWSIHGNVEELCVAIVRSQKETLQPLRNAYNEDFARLLLDVSHR; from the coding sequence ATGGACTCCGAACATCCAAAAACCGTTTGCGTAACATGCGGTGCTACAGTGCCGTTTGGCAAGCTTGTGGAGATTGTACTTGCTGAAGAGACTTTATCACTTCTTGAGGAATATGCGTACAAAAGGCTCTTTATCCAGTTTGGACGGGGCTACGACGATGAATATAAGAGCAAAGTGTCCTTACTTGGTGGCAATTATATCACCAAGTCCACATTACCTGAACTAGATGGCGTTGCTACTACCATAGTGCAGTATCGTGGGTTGGAAATCATTGGCGTCGCATTCCACTCCCAAATAGACAAATTTATTGAGCAATATGCGTCATTGGTAATATCCCATGCGGGCACAGGAAGTATTCTGGATGCTTTGAGGTCGTCCAAGCCATTGATTGTGTGTATCAACAGCTCGCTAATGGATAACCATCAAGAGGAGATTGCTGAAAAACTCCAAGAATGTGGCCACTTATGGTCGATCCATGGAAACGTAGAAGAGCTTTGTGTTGCCATTGTGAGAAGCCAAAAAGAGACGTTGCAGCCCTTGAGAAATGCCTACAACGAGGACTTTGCAAGACTATTACTAGACGTATCTCATAGATGA
- the TYW3 gene encoding tRNA methyltransferase TYW3 (similar to Ashbya gossypii AGL045W), which produces MPQDPFDQRKALVLQDIESPAPDLSPKGDIDELCLPIIHLINSHDDMVTTSSCSGRVSVFIEGNKVIKDKGIKLGGKGEGGRWLFVTHEKTEVLNWLESFEDEMDWETSSIDISKGSSLANRFVLYKFEPFILHVKCRDFDTASKLFKTAMSCGFRESGIGSNYIVALKISIKLDIPIGYLDTDKGKITMFVSKDYISLIDRICMGKFDENEKK; this is translated from the coding sequence ATGCCTCAAGATCCTTTTGATCAACGGAAGGCGTTGGTTCTTCAAGATATAGAATCGCCGGCTCCCGATTTATCTCCAAAAGGCGATATAGATGAGCTATGTCTACCGATAATACATCTCATCAATTCTCATGATGATATGGTGACTACTTCATCATGCTCTGGTCGGGTTAGTGTATTTATTGAAGGTAATAAAGTTATTAAAGATAAAGGTATTAAGTTAGGTGGTAAAGGTGAAGGTGGTCGTTGGTTATTTGTAACTCATGAGAAGACCGAAGTTTTAAATTGGTTGGAATCGTTTGAGGATGAAATGGACTGGGAAACATCGTCTATCGATATATCTAAAGGTAGCAGTTTGGCAAACAGATTTGTATTATACAAATTTGAACCATTTATTTTACATGTAAAATGTAGAGATTTTGATACTGCATCAAAGTTATTCAAAACGGCAATGTCGTGCGGATTCAGAGAAAGTGGGATTGGTAGCAATTATATTGTTGCTTTGAAGATTAGCATTAAACTAGACATCCCGATTGGATATTTAGATACAGATAAGGGAAAGATCACAATGTTTGTTAGTAAGGATTACATCTCATTAATTGATAGAATTTGTATGGGAAAGTTCGAcgaaaatgaaaaaaaatga
- a CDS encoding heavy metal translocating P-type ATPase (similar to Ashbya gossypii AGL041C): protein MFILNIRIGNLHCEQCELWTKKVLARYFDFPDDIYTGSVNEYKYRGTNGGYWNLFPFFAGRWGLVKLKVIRWDLDRSKGLISIMLSAASTNNNSDTEKSSPCSVDLLSTNSEEKLTRSLQKTIWQDLTDIGFEVNDIYMNSDLELNVQEKRQWNLPPWLNKFKPSKRRHRKHVANCKSCQNEKEKGSGELSADVLKGAHPVRYQVTIQFSGLANNEDCTRVTTAIENIVPRVEDVSSPCSIDLDSNTGTVIIPNKQLVQRLIDVTRDSGFGAQLVEVLPITTETKYKIKVGLGGITCASCVSAIQNVVGDIKFIVDVAVNVVSKTGIFISDRADRDAIATLKLSIEDCGYEFELMGAPEVIDHTSSHNHSRTVMLKVDGMYCPRCPEKVLLALRTYGGPELVVKNSITLNDPCIKFTYIPNVEQGITIRGIIDEVAKLISAENTTKVSVSIVAEESLNEHLENMSKRETSKIIKRIIFTGVIAIPTFVLGIVGMSLVPKDSGFRMWLDEPIWVGNVSRAVWILFILSTPVYFFVADTFHRKAIKDVSLLWRQRTNWSRRLFRFGSMNLLMSLGTTVAYFASIALLIISAMAERKEQHMGYTATYFDSVVFLTFFLFIGKLLEAFSKRKTTDAINALGSLKQQTATLLDKVGENSFGKDRTIDVKYLEIGDYIKIVSGQSPPVDCIIIRGESQFDESSLTGESMPVLHIIGDQVHAGTVNVGINAIIAKVSAVDGDSLLDHIIRTVCDGQLKRAPIERISEVLTGYFVPIIVILAIITWIVWLSLGLSGKLPQHYLDNDIGGWPLWSLEFAIAVFVIACPCGIGLAAPTALFVGAGLAAKYGILSSGGSTAFQVASKVSVVCFDKTGTLTVGHDPKVTNYSIHLNLQIRTIAIQLARDLASNSKHPISLAVKNFISLKFSNHLSTVKVPECEEIPGRGLRGAIVVDDSGNDPLWNKLKPESVIMGNEKFLSDNNCHLNSTQLKMLAKWKSEGKSIMITAIKCPRYFHSDSYVPVLLMAVRDALRPEAQAVIKRLQDEGIICWMISGDNTQTASAVAKELNIDNVVAEVLPDEKADKIRWIQQSCMVPGAPTVVAMVGDGINDAPALATADVGIALASSSDVATISSDFVIISPMRPLASLLILLQLSKKVIRRVRINFAWALIYNIICIPIAAGVIYPYKRSKLSPVWASAAMAASSISVVLSSMALRFFKPTSLKAGGIAHTAPPAVDAMEERFPHD, encoded by the coding sequence CAGGATTTAACGGATATTGGTTTTGAAGTGAATGATATTTATATGAATTCTGATTTGGAACTCAACGTTCAAGAGAAACGTCAGTGGAATCTTCCACCTTGGTTAAACAAGTTTAAACCCAGCAAAAGAAGACATAGAAAGCACGTAGCGAATTGTAAGAGTTGCCagaatgaaaaagaaaagggTAGTGGTGAACTATCTGCGGATGTTTTAAAGGGTGCTCATCCTGTAAGGTATCAAGTAACTATCCAGTTTTCAGGTTTGGCAAATAATGAAGATTGCACAAGAGTCACCACTGCAATTGAAAACATAGTTCCTCGTGTTGAAGATGTGAGTAGCCCTTGTTCTATTGATTTGGATTCTAATACTGGTACTGTCATCATACCAAATAAGCAGTTGGTTCAAAGACTCATTGATGTTACTAGGGACAGCGGCTTTGGCGCACAGCTAGTTGAGGTTTTACCGATTACAACTGAGACCAAATATAAGATTAAAGTTGGTCTTGGCGGTATTACATGTGCTTCATGTGTGTCAGCAATTCAGAATGTTGTCGGAGACATAAAATTTATAGTTGATGTTGCAGTTAACGTAGTTTCCAAAACGGGGATATTCATTTCTGATCGTGCTGATAGGGATGCGATTGCGACCTTAAAACTAAGTATAGAAGATTGTGGCTACGAATTTGAACTCATGGGGGCTCCAGAAGTTATCGATCATACATCTTCTCATAATCATTCAAGAACGGTTATGCTTAAAGTTGATGGCATGTATTGTCCACGATGCCCTGAAAAGGTCTTGCTGGCTTTACGTACGTATGGAGGCCCTGAGTTAGTTGTTAAGAATTCTATTACCTTAAATGATCCATGTATTAAATTTACCTATATTCCAAACGTTGAACAAGGAATTACAATTAGAGGCATAATCGATGAAGTGGCTAAGTTAATTTCTGCAGAAAATACTACAAAAGTATCAGTAAGTATTGTTGCAGAGGAATCTTTAAATGAGCATCTCGAAAATATGTCTAAAAGAGAGACGTCAAAGATAATTAAAAGGATAATTTTCACTGGCGTCATCGCAATTCCAACCTTTGTGCTTGGTATTGTTGGTATGTCCTTGGTACCAAAAGACAGTGGATTCCGAATGTGGTTAGATGAGCCAATTTGGGTGGGAAATGTGTCGCGGGCTGTTTGGATATTATTTATCTTAAGTACTCCAGtatatttctttgttgCAGACACCTTCCATAGAAAAGCTATCAAGGATGTCAGCTTACTATGGCGTCAGCGGACTAACTGGAGTAGAAGGTTATTCAGGTTTGGCAGCatgaatttattgatgtCCTTAGGTACCACTGTGGCATATTTTGCAAGTATTGCATTATTGATCATATCAGCTATGGCCGAACGCAAAGAACAGCATATGGGGTATACAGCTACTTATTTTGATTCAGTAGTATTTTTGACTTTCTTTCTGTTTATTGGAAAATTATTGGAAGCATTTTCTAAAAGGAAAACTACCGATGCCATCAACGCTTTAGGGTCGTTGAAGCAGCAGACTGCAACTTTATTGGACAAAGTTGGCGAGAATAGTTTTGGTAAGGACAGAACTATAGatgtaaaatatttggaaattgGTGATTACATTAAAATCGTTTCTGGCCAGTCACCTCCTGTGGATTGCATTATTATTCGAGGAGAATCACAGTTTGATGAGAGTTCATTGACCGGCGAGTCAATGCCAGTTCTTCATATTATTGGAGATCAAGTTCATGCAGGAACTGTAAATGTAGGAATTAATGCAATCATCGCTAAGGTTTCAGCTGTGGACGGTGATTCGTTGTTGGATCATATTATAAGGACTGTTTGTGATGGACAACTTAAACGCGCCCCGATAGAAAGGATTTCAGAAGTATTAACTGGTTATTTTGTACCCATAATTGTAATACTTGCTATTATTACCTGGATTGTTTGGCTATCCTTGGGATTGTCAGGGAAGTTACCGCAGCACTATTTGGATAATGACATCGGTGGTTGGCCTCTGTGGTCTTTGGAATTTGCGATAGCGGTATTCGTTATAGCATGTCCCTGTGGTATTGGTTTAGCTGCACCTACTGCTTTATTTGTTGGTGCTGGTCTAGCAGCTAAATACGGGATTTTATCTAGTGGTGGTAGCACTGCTTTCCAAGTTGCATCAAAGGTTTCTGTAGTTTGTTTCGATAAGACTGGGACTTTAACTGTTGGCCATGATCCAAAGGTTACCAACTATTCGATTCATCTCAATTTGCAAATTAGAACGATTGCTATTCAGCTCGCTCGTGATTTAGCATCCAATTCTAAACATCCAATTTCTTTGGCGGTAAagaattttatttcattaaagttttcaaatcaCCTTAGTACTGTAAAAGTACCTGAATGCGAGGAAATTCCAGGACGTGGTCTAAGAGGTGCTATTGTTGTAGATGACTCTGGCAACGATCCACTTTGGAACAAATTAAAGCCTGAAAGTGTAATTATGGGtaatgaaaagtttttgtcTGATAATAACTGCCATTTGAATAGCACGCAATTAAAGATGCTGGCAAAGTGGAAAAGTGAAGGTAAAAGTATTATGATCACAGCAATAAAATGTCCAAGATACTTTCATTCAGACAGTTACGTCCCCGTTTTGTTGATGGCAGTTAGAGACGCTTTGAGGCCTGAAGCTCAGGCCGTTATTAAACGTTTGCAAGATGAAGGCATCATATGTTGGATGATATCTGGAGATAACACTCAAACTGCTTCTGCCGTTGCCAAGGAGTTAAATATAGACAATGTCGTAGCTGAAGTGTTACCTGACGAAAAAGCTGACAAAATAAGGTGGATTCAACAATCATGTATGGTTCCAGGAGCACCCACTGTAGTAGCCATGGTTGGAGATGGTATCAACGACGCACCGGCTCTCGCAACTGCGGATGTCGGAATAGCACTAGCCTCCAGCTCCGATGTAGCTACGATTTCATCAGATTTTGTGATAATTTCCCCAATGAGACCTTTAGCATCATTACTGATATTACTACAATTATCCAAGAAAGTCATCAGAAGAGTAAGAATTAACTTCGCTTGGGCGCTTATCTACAACATCATATGCATTCCGATTGCAGCAGGGGTCATATATCCCTATAAAAGGTCCAAGTTATCCCCAGTATGGGCTAGCGCTGCCATGGCTGCTTCATCTATATCAGTGGTATTAAGCAGTATGGCATTAAGGTTTTTTAAACCCACAAGCTTAAAGGCTGGCGGTATTGCACATACCGCCCCGCCTGCTGTTGACGCTATGGAAGAGAGATTTCCGCACGACTGA